The genomic DNA GGTTTTGTGATTTAATTGTTGGTCAGATgctgatcctcctcttcctcacccaaggaggatgaggatgaagacgggactgaggatgaggatgggaaACTGGGAatgagggtgaggagggggtgagcatgaggatgaggaggaagcagaggacACTCACTGGACGAAGGCTCTGGTGCAGCGACAGTGAACAGCCTCTTCTTCCAAAGAGCGGCCTCTGCTGAACAAGATGTCAGCCACCACCTTCACGGCGCCCTTCTCCAGCATCATGGCGACCACAGCCGCGTCTGTGTCCGCCCCGCTCCACGCGTGTCTGTACAACAACGTGGGTTCGTCCTGATAAACAACTGCGAGCATAACAAGTTCTCCTCTGGAGTTTGacgttgttcttcttcttccttccgtctttcttcttcttcgagGTGAAATGGGGAGTGGTGGCAGAACTTATTGACGCActaccgccacctgctggttcgGGGTGTAACATCATAGGGCGTCTGTACACTAAGTACCAGTTTCTCTGtcgctttgtttgtttgtttgtgtttgtttgttactacttatgttcagcaaaaaagacaccttttaatttattttagaacTGTGATTAATGTATTGAACTAAGATGACtaaaaaaacactgtttactgaaaactaaaatatattttggaaaATACACATTGATAGTATGAATGTGACAACAAATAATTCACTAATATGGTCCTTTAATGATCAGTGTTACTGCtgagttgttttttattcattctgttgATCTTTCTTTATATTCCattgaagacatttcatttcattcctgtAAAATACGGATCATTCCTTTAGGAGATGGGGAAGATCAGGAAGCCAGTGAAGATGTGGTTGGTGCTGCTGTAGCTCGTCACCAGGTTGCTGAACCCATACGTCTGCATAGAGACTGTATCCCCAAACTCCAGCTGCAGAACTGCTGACCCAGATGTGACCAAGTATCCTTCCGATGTGTCACACAGACTCATGTGACTGTTGCCATTTTTCACCAGATTCAGACACACCTGgatgtgaacaaacacacaactctcAATGGCACAAAGGTTGGCAGATGTACCCCAGCATGAAATAAGATCTCATcaaataaagatgaagaaaagtttTGCTTCTAAGATTCCAGAATATGCAGTTTAGTTGTACACAAACAACCCATGCAAACCAAAAATATCTTGTACCTTGTGAGTGAATTGGAGTAGAGGTTTAAAACAACATTGAATGAAATGCCGAAATGAAGCAGATGATTAATGTCATTTTTGCTtacagtaattttaaaaaaatctgtttcttgAACACAAAATTAAATTCTGAGACATAAATGAGCTCCTCAGACTCACTCTGCTCTTTGCTGAAACATGGTAGCTGAAGAAATAGACGCCACTGACGACACACTTGAAGGATCCGTTTATCAGCGACTCTCCTTGAAACTGTTGATCCAGTTCTGGCAAAATCACTCTGTAAGACATTTACATAAACATTTTACTCCATATTAAGTTattactgtttgtgtttttgttgttgtgccCTAGTTCAGCCATTCTGGACGGaaattttggtttgtttttctccagtaTTTAGTGGTTAAtcaagtttttatattttatattaaacgTGACTGAAGCTACAAAAAGCACATACCTGTCGAAGTTGATGTCCGTGTCAACCTCTGGCACCTGTGATATCATCCGTTTGTGGGAAAAGAAGGACTGTCGCTGGTCGGAGGGGCTGAAGGGCCTCCCCTTCTCACCCGGCTGGCCAGGATTCCCGGGAGGCCCTGGAAGACCCATGTCACCCCTCAGCCCGGGCCGTCCTGGAGGGCCCGACAAACCTTGCATTCCCTTCTGGCCCCTGACAGGCTGAACTTCATCACCTGCACATACATGTTCCAGATAAACTATCACCTTCTGATGAATGTTAATAAAACACCTCTTCAAATTGTAAATTTAATGAGCAACTgctgtgaaatttaaaaaatgagtaGATGCAGTATGAAGGCAAACATGTTCCTGAAGCATCTCAGGATGCAGCTCACATCCAGCATCACATCCAGCTCACCAGGGTCTCCCTTCTCTCCTTTGAGACCATCTAAGCCATTTAACCCATGAGTGCCTGGAATCCCTGGAATCCCTGGGTGGCCACAAGACTGTGTGACAGCGAGGCCAACATGAGCCACGAGCAACGCCACTGCAGTACTGCAGCACAGCCACTGGGaggcctgaaacacacacacgcacacgcacacacacacacgcgcacacacacacacacacacacacacacacacacacacacacacacacacacacacacacacacacacacacacacacacgttttcaAAAGCAATGTGGACTTATATAAACTTGAATCATAAATACATCAAAGATACCCAGAATCTACTCATATCTGCTCTTAGactatacataaataaaaacatatataatagATTTCTCTCACACCCACACAATCCAAATCAATTGTCTGAATGCAGGTTCTTGACAAATCGGTCAAATTTCAAATCACCCCCTAGTCTTGAAAGCCTAAGACTATAACCGTCACTATTCTAAATGTTTGTCTGTTATATTCTCATTTCACATCACTCCGTCTTCTCTAGGCAATTGTTTGTTCTGGTCTTGTCTGTTTGTCAGTCCCAGTTTGTCAAACGCTTGGTCTGGTTTTTCTACTGCATCAACAAGGCTTTAACTATAAACTTGGGAAAAAAGGAATTGTCACACACTGTTCCACTATTCAAATAATATTCTTTGCAAAGTTTCTGTTCTAGATCTTCATTCAACCATTTGCCTGATGAAGCATAGCCATCAAACCCTGACAATACCCTTAACTTTAAAATGAGATATATTTCTTCGTAGTGACCATCCATTGTCCTTTTGCTCAGTGGTCCTATTAGTCAGGATATTAACCTAATTATTATTAGTCTGATTATTAGACTCTACAATCCTAAAGACTATAAATTGTAGATTCGATCAGCcgaataacaataaataatttaaattcctACATTACGTAAATTAAAGCCATTTAATTACACGCACACATCCTGCCCCAACTGATCTGACTACCATTCAAGCCCAGCAGGCATTACTGTGTATCATCAATGCTGCTGTCTGACAGTCATTTAATCTATCTGTCTTCATAGAACATCAGAGGACGTCTCACCATTTACAGGTATTGCAGCCACGGGTCTTGGGAAGGCGTCACAAACTGATGGGAACAGAGGCAAAGAGCTGTCCTGCTTCAACAGACAAGTaaagatgaaacaggaagtaaaataataatagctCTGATGGTGTAATAATGGTTTATAGGATATAAAAGCAACTGGAGTGTACTGTTCCATGAAGTATGCAGTACTCAGAGGTTAGTTGAACGTCTTGGTAATGGGTGCCAGCTTTTTTCTTAAACTTGTATAGAACTTaatctctgtgtgtttctactCTGTGTTCGTCATCTAACATACAATTGCTGGACCGACTGCTATCTATTGGTTCTTTCAGATATTACATTCTCATTCACTTCTCAGTCCATCCACTCTCCAAATAATAATGCAAAACATATTTCACAACCCAGAGAAAAATGGCCGTTCTGTTCCAGGAATCTAGTTCCTCAATTCCCATAGGTCCTTCTTGAAGAGCTTCCAAACTCCAGGTCAGTTTAATGTCTTCTTTCTAGGTTTGAGGTGTGTTTATCTAATTAGTGCATCACAGTCTTTGTTGCGACTTGACATGTGTGGAGTGTTTTGATCACCATTATCCCCATTATTTAAGGCACAACAGAAGCTTTTTGTGCAGTTTCCAACCTGTGAACATCTCAGCAAGAGAAGTTCTAAAGCTGCTGTCCTGTAGATTCACAGGACTTTGtttatagaaaaataaagtaaagctCTTTTGTGGAGATAATCGTGACACATTTTCcttttgaaagtttttctttcatggttcagtttctgtttctgaaaaAATAAGATTATTTTAGCCTATTTATCTGATATACCAAAACCCATTTTGAAGAAGTGAAACAGCCTGacaagaggtgaagaaacattCCTAACCAAGAACTGATGATACTGTAAAATAGCAATTCCAAGTTTACATTTTGTTCTGGTGACTTCCCTGTTACGTCTAAAACATCCTGGTTTCTTGGCAGAGTTGTTGTGATGCACCCCAGTCACCCCAGTCTTAGATGTCAGTACCTATTCCAGAAATTATTAAACCACTTAATTCTTCAACCCTTTGCATGAATATTTATGTCCAGTGGAATATCAATACCTGTATATAATTTTGTCTTTCTCAAATCCTCTTTTCAATTCTCATTCacttaacattttgtttttaatgcctGCAGTTTTGGACCAGTGTGAAGCAGCTTttttggtgtgtatgtgtgtcataGTAATTATTGAGATATTAGATGTGAACATTTTGATTcagacatgaatgtttttggtgaatgaaaagTCTTCAGTCAAATGATCTGCAAAAATAACTTTCCAATAGCTTTCAAATTGATCATATGTGTCCCATTAATACCAACCTGTATGATATGCATCAAATGTCCTTTTGGTTATTTTATAGTGACAGTCTGTTGATGGATGATAGTGTGAAACCTTTATTTTAACAATGATTTCAtggtttcattttaaagtttcaATTTACAGAAGATTTTTctggataaaaatgaaatgaaaaggaacCAAAGTGTACTTAAAGAGATGATTTGAAGAAAGAGAACATATTTATCACGTCTGTAGATAAAGCCTTGGAGAACAATTAGGgactgtgttgtgtttgcagctttGTGGGTCAGTGAGGGTGAAGCAGAAATCCAGAGAATATACTGTGTCCATTTTGTTGTCCCCTCATCCCTCTGTAGTCTTTAGTCTCCATCCAGACCTCTTGATTCCTGGACAGGTAGACCGCCAAGCCGCCTGAGGTCACCTGGAATTGGTAACAATTGTCATGTGAGTCACAGTTGAACGGCCACGTTCTGATATCAGTGCTGAGAAACGCTTTGAGCACACCTGTTGTCTTCGGTAGCGATGATCGCAGAATGATGCGATCAGTGTTTGGTCCAGCTTCATCAGCACACACAGTTTGTTGCCTAAAGAGGCGTGGAACACAAAATAGTATGCTCCTGGGACCCGACACCTAGAACACATAAATTTAATGTCTTGAGTGGATTATTTTGGGAATTCTAGGAAAGTACAAACAAAAATTATCTAACTAAACTAATTTATCCTTTGTGTGACAACTCTACAAAATTTGTGTTTCTTATTTGCAGTTTACACattgaaaatattaaatgttgaaGCTAAAATTCAGATTTCTCAAAAGAAACTTACTCTACTCACAGTAAACATGAGCGGACAACTGTAACAGTCAAACCTTTTGGCAACAGTTTATGAAAGCACCACAGTTCATGACGTCAATATTCTCACCTGAAGCGTCCAGACTCAGTGTCGTAGTCATCGTTGATGTTTGTTATCACCTTGGTGAATCGAATGATGCTGGCTTTTTGTGGAAATTCATGGGTTCCTCTGGCCACACTGAACGCTGCTTTGAGTTGTACACCAACAGCCCTGAAATTACAGAAGTAACAGTGACGATCAGAGCTCAATCGATCCCAACAGAAACGTAAAAATGAATTGGGGGTCTCCTGGCCttcttaattaattaatatgaaaaacataataataaaataataaataatgaaatgtcACACTCACTAAAATTACATTCGGAAATTTGGCATTTGCAAAATATGTTCCTTCTcaatgtcatccatccatcctttacGCTGGAGCCCAGTGCACCACATTGCCAgtcttcatgttttattctctATAGTAGTCAATTAATCATAAATTATTGCCACAGGGTGAATCTAAAGGACCTCAGGGGCATGGGGCCCTAAAGCAGCTACCCTATTCATCCACAATGGTGCGTTGTGGTTGTCCAATTACATACCCTGGGTCC from Antennarius striatus isolate MH-2024 chromosome 18, ASM4005453v1, whole genome shotgun sequence includes the following:
- the LOC137612891 gene encoding complement C1q subcomponent subunit C-like; this encodes MASQWLCCSTAVALLVAHVGLAVTQSCGHPGIPGIPGTHGLNGLDGLKGEKGDPGDEVQPVRGQKGMQGLSGPPGRPGLRGDMGLPGPPGNPGQPGEKGRPFSPSDQRQSFFSHKRMISQVPEVDTDINFDRVILPELDQQFQGESLINGSFKCVVSGVYFFSYHVSAKSRVCLNLVKNGNSHMSLCDTSEGYLVTSGSAVLQLEFGDTVSMQTYGFSNLVTSYSSTNHIFTGFLIFPIS
- the LOC137612806 gene encoding complement C1q subcomponent subunit C-like, whose translation is MLYHCFLLIASLRSVVAMETCPTTGMPGIPGIPGMPGRDGREGEKGEKGQPGAVLHGGLDLQKGEKGAPGMMGYAGKRGQNGEPGKSGSSGIAGPPGQPGDPGAVGVQLKAAFSVARGTHEFPQKASIIRFTKVITNINDDYDTESGRFRCRVPGAYYFVFHASLGNKLCVLMKLDQTLIASFCDHRYRRQQVTSGGLAVYLSRNQEVWMETKDYRGMRGQQNGHSIFSGFLLHPH